A genomic stretch from Vibrio neptunius includes:
- a CDS encoding RNA-binding protein produces MSSNKSTLMILALAVLGGIIFSQVAISPALSFVIGVFASAFVFKFSNTTTESATLNEPATKTLYVGNLPYKANESHVKELFTKHGEVFAVRLMKDKRTGKRRGFGFVVMAATDAAGAIEGLNEKDYMQRTLKVRIANDPKSQAEQD; encoded by the coding sequence ATGAGTTCTAATAAATCGACCTTAATGATTCTTGCCCTAGCGGTATTAGGTGGAATCATCTTTTCGCAGGTTGCTATTTCTCCTGCACTCAGCTTTGTTATCGGTGTTTTTGCTTCTGCTTTTGTTTTTAAATTTTCAAACACCACAACTGAGTCAGCAACCTTAAATGAACCCGCGACCAAAACCCTTTATGTCGGTAACCTTCCATACAAAGCAAATGAATCCCATGTAAAGGAATTGTTTACTAAGCATGGTGAAGTTTTTGCTGTCCGTCTGATGAAAGATAAGCGAACAGGTAAAAGACGAGGATTTGGTTTTGTTGTCATGGCAGCAACGGATGCTGCTGGCGCTATAGAAGGACTAAATGAAAAGGATTATATGCAGCGTACATTAAAGGTACGTATCGCTAATGATCCAAAATCTCAAGCTGAACAGGACTAA